Proteins co-encoded in one Garra rufa chromosome 7, GarRuf1.0, whole genome shotgun sequence genomic window:
- the LOC141338009 gene encoding uncharacterized protein: protein MFHMFVLFCLCCWSRTGVFGESVSVTEGDSVTLHTDAIQIREDDDILWKFGAEKSQIAKMKKKKQIFNTSDVPDGRFRNRLKIDNQTGSLTITNITKEHAGVYQLEIAGAKKSSKTFYVSVARLPVPVISHHSSNCSSSSSSSQQNCSLLCSVVNVSDVTLSWYKGNSLLSSISVSDLSISLSLPLEVDYQDKNTYSCVLNNSIRNQTRHLDISKLCHLYSVLISAAVAGSLLIVTAGVIFWICRKYRKTDQEGVKMQLALKLKS, encoded by the exons ATGTTTCacatgtttgttttgttctgtttgtgcTGTTGGAGTCGAACTG GTGTGTTTGGGGAGTCAGTGTCAGTAACAGAGGGAGATTCTGTTACTCTACACACTGATGCTATTCAAATACGTGAAGACGACGATATACTGTGGAAATTTGGGGCTGAAAAGTCTCAAATAGCTAAAATGAAGAAAAAGAAGCAAATCTTCAACACATCAGATGTtcctgatgggagattcagaaACAGACTGAAGATAGAcaatcaaactggatctctgaccatcacaaacatcacaaAGGAGCATGCTGGAGTTTATCAACTAGAAATAGCTGGAGCGAAAAAATCATCAAAAACATTTTACGTTTCTGTTG CTCGTCTACCTGTTCCTGTAATCAGTCATCACTCTTCAAACtgttcttcatcttcatcatcatcacagCAGAATTGTTCATTGttgtgttcagtggtgaatgtgagtgatgtgactctctcctggtacaaaggaaacagtttattgtccagcatcagtgtgtctgatctcagcatcagtctctctctacctctggaggtggactatcaggataaaaacacctacagctgtgtgctcaacaatAGCATCAGAAACCAGACCAGACATCTAGACATCAGCAAACTCTGTCACTTATATTCAG TACTGatctctgctgctgttgctggATCTCTGCTAATTGTCACTGCAGGCGTGATCTTCTGGATCTGCAGGAAATATAGAAAAACTGATCAAGAAG GTGTAAAGATGCAGCTGGCACTCAAATTAAAATCATAA